One genomic segment of Hevea brasiliensis isolate MT/VB/25A 57/8 chromosome 3, ASM3005281v1, whole genome shotgun sequence includes these proteins:
- the LOC110636331 gene encoding putative homeobox-leucine zipper protein ATHB-51 isoform X1 gives MDWHGNLRTFVSRPENSFNFLYNYSFDQYNNQGMDVKHPAAMAKTPRGIVPAMEKLSYGNIHEKKKRLTNDQSESLERSFQEEIKLDPDRKMKLSRELGLQPRQIAVWFQNRRARWKAKQLERLYDELKQEFDVVSVEKQKLQEEVMKLKGILQEQATKKQVSKGYTDISGEETVESTWVGIRSSSEKPRGTSHQHQIAECNYHLNVDEYNPVTSPYWAVLPSYP, from the exons ATGGATTGGCATGGCAACTTAAGAACCTTTGTTTCTCGACCAGAAAATTCCTTTAACTTCCTCTACAACTATAGCTTTGATCAGTATAATAATCAAG GAATGGATGTGAAGCACCCGGCAGCAATGGCAAAGACACCACGCGGGATTGTCCCAGCTATGGAGAAGCTCAGCTATGGCAATATTCACGAGAAGAAGAAGAGATTGACAAATGATCAGTCAGAGTCACTGGAGAGAAGCTTTCAAGAGGAGATTAAGTTGGACCCTGACAGGAAAATGAAGCTGTCTCGTGAGCTAGGGCTGCAGCCTAGGCAGATTGCAGTTTGGTTCCAGAATAGACGTGCTAGATGGAAAGCTAAGCAGCTTGAACGCTTATATGATGAACTTAAGCAGGAGTTTGACGTTGTCTCTGTAGAAAAACAGAAGCTTCAAGAAGAG GTTATGAAACTGAAAGGTATCCTCCAGGAACAAGCCACCAAGAAGCAAGTGTCAAAAGGCTACACGGACATCTCCGGCGAAGAGACGGTGGAAAGCACATGGGTTGGAATTCGCAGCTCTAGTGAGAAGCCACGAGGAACAAGTCATCAGCACCAGATTGCAGAATGCAACTATCATCTGAATGTTGATGAATATAACCCAGTAACATCACCTTACTGGGCTGTTCTTCCATCTTATCCTTAA
- the LOC110636329 gene encoding F-box protein PP2-A15 has translation MGASLSNLTEGATMGPGLGDIPESCVACVFTYLTPPEICNLARLNRAFRGAASSDSVWEKKLPPNYQDLLDLFPAERYQSLSKKDIFAQLSRSVPFDDGNKEVWLDRTTGRVCMSISAKGMAITGIEDRRYWNWVPTEESRFHVVAYLQQIWWFEVDGVLKFPFPADIYTLSFRLHLGRFAKRLGRRVCNFEHTHGWDIKPVRFELSTSDGQQASSESCIDETEQEEAYGNHKRGLWIEYKVGEFVVTDSEPATEVRFSMKQIDCTHSKGGLCVDSVFIIPSDLKEGKRRGFLK, from the exons ATGGGTGCGTCGCTATCTAACCTAACGGAGGGAGCCACCATGGGTCCGGGTCTCGGAGATATACCGGAAAGTTGTGTGGCTTGCGTGTTTACCTACTTGACGCCACCAGAGATTTGTAATCTTGCTCGACTGAACCGTGCTTTTAGAGGCGCCGCATCATCTGATTCCGTTTGGGAGAAGAAGTTGCCGCCTAATTATCAAGATCTGCTCGATTTGTTCCCTGCCGAACGGTACCAGAGCTTGTCCAAGAAGGATATCTTCGCCCAACTCTCGCGTTCCGTTCCATTTGACGATGGCAATAAG GAGGTATGGTTGGATAGAACGACGGGAAGGGTTTGTATGTCGATATCGGCCAAAGGAATGGCGATAACGGGGATTGAGGACCGGAGATATTGGAATTGGGTTCCCACTGAAGAATCTAG ATTCCATGTTGTGGCCTATTTGCAGCAAATATGGTGGTTtgaagttgatggggttttaaaGTTTCCTTTTCCAGCTGATATTTATACTCTGTCCTTCAGGCTTCACCTTGGAAGATTTGCCAAAAGGTTGGGACGACGTGTGTGCAATTTTGAGCACACTCATGGTTGGGATATAAAGCCAGTACGGTTTGAGTTGTCTACTTCTGATGGTCAGCAAGCATCATCTGAAAGTTGTATAGATGAGACTGAACAAGAAGAAGCATATGGCAATCATAAACGTGGATTGTGGATAGAGTACAAGGTAGGTGAATTTGTTGTCACTGACTCAGAACCTGCCACTGAGGTGCGATTTTCCATGAAACAGATTGATTGCACACATTCCAAAGGTGGGCTTTGTGTAGATTCAGTTTTTATCATCCCCAGTGATCTCAAGGAGGGTAAAAGAAGAGGGTTTTTGAAGTAG
- the LOC110636331 gene encoding homeobox-leucine zipper protein ATHB-22 isoform X2 produces MQSQGISSRESLYIWNSDWRICSRRDKEKLVGMDVKHPAAMAKTPRGIVPAMEKLSYGNIHEKKKRLTNDQSESLERSFQEEIKLDPDRKMKLSRELGLQPRQIAVWFQNRRARWKAKQLERLYDELKQEFDVVSVEKQKLQEEVMKLKGILQEQATKKQVSKGYTDISGEETVESTWVGIRSSSEKPRGTSHQHQIAECNYHLNVDEYNPVTSPYWAVLPSYP; encoded by the exons ATGCAAAGCCAAGGAATAAGCTCTAGGGAATCACTATATATATGGAACTCTGATTGGAGGATCTGTAGCCGTAGAGACAAGGAAAAACTTGTTG GAATGGATGTGAAGCACCCGGCAGCAATGGCAAAGACACCACGCGGGATTGTCCCAGCTATGGAGAAGCTCAGCTATGGCAATATTCACGAGAAGAAGAAGAGATTGACAAATGATCAGTCAGAGTCACTGGAGAGAAGCTTTCAAGAGGAGATTAAGTTGGACCCTGACAGGAAAATGAAGCTGTCTCGTGAGCTAGGGCTGCAGCCTAGGCAGATTGCAGTTTGGTTCCAGAATAGACGTGCTAGATGGAAAGCTAAGCAGCTTGAACGCTTATATGATGAACTTAAGCAGGAGTTTGACGTTGTCTCTGTAGAAAAACAGAAGCTTCAAGAAGAG GTTATGAAACTGAAAGGTATCCTCCAGGAACAAGCCACCAAGAAGCAAGTGTCAAAAGGCTACACGGACATCTCCGGCGAAGAGACGGTGGAAAGCACATGGGTTGGAATTCGCAGCTCTAGTGAGAAGCCACGAGGAACAAGTCATCAGCACCAGATTGCAGAATGCAACTATCATCTGAATGTTGATGAATATAACCCAGTAACATCACCTTACTGGGCTGTTCTTCCATCTTATCCTTAA